From the genome of Nicotiana sylvestris chromosome 2, ASM39365v2, whole genome shotgun sequence, one region includes:
- the LOC104234473 gene encoding FCS-Like Zinc finger 8-like gives MADQSSFPSPNSTQNHKNKPISSLVSPRFFNGFLTRSLSDTETTKTIVNTSQFQTSWGRLYDTESVVSPNSILDGMQNFNLGNPFGYDRISSNPITKKPSNNKMESESIGLALIDSKEISSVSKALFGAKLKVEIPCSTSSVGEGLSLREMESSEDYTCVISHGPNPKTTHIFDNCVVESCCGVRKLSELTKENGFLGGQSNSCFSKTNLISCNSCKVDHTEGKNIYMDEKDLCSHECCCQKMILEGQGQESRNDE, from the exons ATGGCAGACCAAAGTTCTTTTCCTTCTCCCAATTCCActcaaaatcacaaaaataaaccAATTTCATCCTTAGTTTCTCCAAGATTTTTCAATGGTTTTCTAACAAGAAGCCTATCTGACACTGAAACTACTAAAACAATAGTAAATACATCCCAGTTCCAAACAAGTTGGGGTCGACTATATGATACTGAATCTGTCGTTAGCCCAAATTCCATTCTTGATGGCATGCAAAACTTCAATCTTGGCAACCCTTTTGGTTATGATAGAATATCATCAAACCCCATCACTAAAAAGCCTTCAAATAACAAGATGGAATCAGAAAGTATTGGACTTGCTCTTATTGATTCCAAGGAAATTAGCAGTGTTTCTAAGGCTTTGTTTGGAGCAAAACTCAAAGTTGAAATCCCTTGTTCAACTTCTTCAGTTGGTGAAGGGCTAAGTTTAAGAGAAATGGAGAGTTCAGAGGATTATACTTGTGTGATAAGTCATGGTCCTAATCCAAAAACAACTCATATATTTGATAATTGTGTTGTTGAAAGCTGTTGTGGAGTTAGAAAATTGTCTGAATTGACAAAAGAGAATGGATTTTTGGGAGGTCAATCAAATTCTTGTTTTTCAAAGACAAATTTGATTTCTTGCAACTCTTGCAAAGTTGATCACACAGAGGGCAAAAACATATACAT GGATGAAAAGGACTTATGCAGCCATGAATGCTGTTGCCAAAAGATGATTTTGGAAGGCCAAGGCCAGGAATCAAGGAATGATGAATGA